One genomic window of Pelmatolapia mariae isolate MD_Pm_ZW linkage group LG5, Pm_UMD_F_2, whole genome shotgun sequence includes the following:
- the LOC134627844 gene encoding nuclear receptor subfamily 1 group D member 1-like — MENSPGGGVILYAGSSGSASPSPGSPSSGYQTQSPSSHSQPSSPEGVSFQEIGALKQRGEPGGGTPSPKMVFQFPEVNSAPAAQITTVSSPTYNHPTVAKRPCGFTGTFTKTGGMVLLCKVCGDIASGFHYGVHACEGCKGFFRRSIQQNIHYKMCVKNENCLIMRMNRNRCQHCRFKKCLSVGMSRDAVRFGRIPKREKQRLLDEMQSYMNSLNESASMEMEVSPPPDAPCSPQNQTSEGAGSIIQSYHGNEKPLKMAAGNGNLGASSFQNSAGQEPALLHATAQTQHAVQVEQANLTANYHVPPNFPVPPTGSESTTNANVDNAKYTFSSNQNQCPVSGNISSQGYAANQNSFPARESSNQNQCPWKLNGGAKVLACPLNSCPVAPASRSSQEVWESFSQCFTPAVKEVVEFAKSIPGFQTLSQHDQVMLLKSGTFQVLMVRFCSLFDPKERTVTFLNGQTYSLASLRALGMGSLLDSMFDFSEKLGSLGLEPDEMALFMAVVLVSADRSGIVEVGAVEQLQENLIKALRSLITSRRPDDSTLFPKLLLRLPDLRTLNNQHSDKLLAFRIDP, encoded by the exons GTGGTGTTATCTTGTACGCTGGCTCGTCTGGAAGCGCCAGTCCGAGTCCTGGCAGCCCGTCAAGTGGATACCAGACCCAGTCGCCCTCCTCCCACTCACAGCCTTCATCCCCAGAGGGTGTCTCCTTTCAGGAGATCGGAGCCCTGAAGCAAAGAGGGGAGCCAGGGGGAGGAACACCTTCCCCGAAAATGGTCTTTCAGTTTCCCGAAGTTAACAGTGCTCCAGCTGCGCAAATTACGACGGTGTCATCACCGACCTACAACcatcccactgttgccaaaagGCCTTGTGGCTTCACTGGCACGTTCACCA AAACCGGAGGTATGGTGCTTCTGTGTAAGGTGTGTGGGGACATCGCATCTGGGTTCCATTATGGCGTGCATGCCTGTGAGGGCTGCAAG GGTTTCTTCAGGCGCAGCATTCAGCAGAATATCCACTACAAGATGTGTGTGAAGAATGAAAACTGTCTCATCATGCGCATGAACCGTAACCGGTGCCAGCACTGCCGCTTCAAGAAGTGTCTCTCCGTGGGCATGTCCAGAGATG CTGTGCGTTTTGGGCGTATTCCCAAGCGGGAGAAGCAGAGGCTTTTGGATGAGATGCAGAGCTACATGAACAGTCTCAATGAATCGGCTTCCATGGAAATGGAGGTGTCACCTCCTCCCGATGCTCCATGCAGTCCACAGAACCAGACGAGTGAAGGAGCCGGCTCCATAATTCAGTCTTACCACGGTAATGAGAAACCACTCAAGATGGCTGCTGGCAACGGCAACCTTGGCGCTTCCTCTTTCCAGAACAGCGCGGGGCAGGAGCCTGCCCTGTTGCACGCGACTGCCCAGACGCAGCACGCAGTTCAGGTGGAGCAGGCGAACCTGACAGCTAACTACCACGTCCCCCCAAACTTCCCCGTCCCACCTACCGGCAGCGAAAGCACCACCAACGCAAACGTCGACAACGCCAAGTACACGTTCTCCTCCAATCAGAACCAGTGTCCTGTCAGCGGTAACATATCGTCTCAGGGCtacgcagccaatcagaacagttTCCCAGCCAGAGAGTCCTCAAACCAAAACCAGTGTCCCTGGAAGCTGAACGGAGGAGCCAAGGTTCTG GCATGCCCACTCAATTCATGTCCTGTGGCTCCGGCCAGTCGCTCCAGTCAGGAGGTGTGGGAGTCTTTCTCCCAGTGCTTCACCCCTGCTGTTAAAGAAGTGGTGGAGTTTGCAAAGAGCATCCCAGGCTTCCAGACACTCAGCCAGCATGATCAGGTCATGCTGCTCAAATCTGGTACTTTCCAG GTTCTTATGGTGAGGTTCTGCTCACTGTTTGACCCCAAAGAAAGGACGGTGACCTTCCTCAACGGACAGACATACTCACTGGCATCCTTGAGAGCCCTTGGTATGGGCTCATTATTGGATTCCATGTTTGATTTCAGTGAGAAGCTAGGATCTTTGGGTCTGGAACCAGATGAGATGGCACTTTTTATGGCTGTCGTGCTCGTATCTGCTG atcGCTCTGGTATAGTGGAGGTTGGCGCAGTAGAGCAATTGCAGGAGAATCTAATAAAAGCTCTGCGTTCACTCATCACCAGTCGCCGCCCAGATGACAGCACGCTCTTCCCAAAGTTGCTGCTTCGTCTGCCGGACCTGCGCACCCTGAATAACCAACACTCTGACAAGCTTTTAGCTTTCCGCATAGACCCTTGA